CCCGACCAGCCCGATGATGAGCCCGATCACCCCGCTGAGCCGCGCCGAGTCGGCGAAGATCCCCGGCACCTCCCGCCACGAGAGCTCCCCGTAGAAGAGCGGCGGGACCGCGAGCGCGTAGACGACCGCGACCGCCGCCGCTTCCGTCGGCGTGAACCAGCCGAGGAGGATGCCGCCCATGATGATGATCGGGATCATCAAGCCCGGCAGCGCGTTCCGGAGGGCGCGGGTGAACGTCGCCAGGGTGGGCGGGGGCTCCTTGGGGTAGTTCCGCCGCTTGGCGATCACGAACGTCGGCACCGCCATGCCGAGCGCGATGAGGAGCCCGGGCAGGTAGCCGCCCGCGAAGATCGCCGCGACCGACTCGTCGGCCATCCACGCGAAGATCACGGCGATGATGGACGGCGGAATGATCGGCGCGAGGATCGCCGTGCAGATCGTCAGGACGGTCGCGAAGTCACGGTCGTAGCCCTTGCGCACCATCTGCGGGATGAGGAACGTCCCGAGCGCCGACACGTCCGCCACCGCCGAGCCCGAGATCCCGCCGAAGATCATCGAGTCCACGATGTTCACGTAGGCGAGCCCGCCCCGGAAGCGGCCCACGAGCACGGTGGCCAGGTCGATGATGGCGCGCGCCACGCCCCCGCGCGCCGCGATGTTCCCCGCCAGGATGAAGAGCGGCGCGGCGAGGAGCAGGAACGAGTCGGACAGGAGGCCCACGAAGCGCGAGGGGATGATGATCGGGTTGAGCGCCGGGTAGAGCGTCGCCGCGGCGAGCGTGCCGACGCCGAGCGCGATGCCGATCGGCATGCCGAGGAGGACGAACACGACGAAGACGATCAGGAGCGTCTCGGCCACAGCTCACGCACCGCGGCGACCAGGCGCCACGCCATGGGCAGGATGATGAGCGCCGCGCCGACGGGCACGGCCGCGTACACATAGCCGAGCGAGAGGCTCAGGCCGGCGCTCGACTGGAGATTCGAGTTCGGGACGAGCACGAAGCTCGTCTTGATGAGCGAGAGGAACAGCAGGATGCCCGCGGCCTGGGTGATCGCGTTCGTGAGGGCCTGCCCCCGGGGCGACAGACGGTCGCGGAAGTACTCGAGCATCGTGTGCTCGCCGCGGTGCATGGCGGCGGCGGCGCCGATCATCACGAGCCAGACGAACAGGTAGCGGGGAATCTCGTCGATGCCGTCGAACGCGCTGCGGCCGACGTAGCGGAGCGCCACCTGGACGAAGACGGCGGCCGTCATCACGGCGAGGAGGGCGCCTCCGAGCAGGCCGAGCCCGTCGTAGAGCCGGGTGCCCCAGCGGCCGAAAGGCCGATCGGGAGCGGGCACGCCTACTTGATGCTGAGGATGTGATCCACGATCTTCCGCGCGTCTTTGCCAGCCGGCGTCGCGTAGAACTCCTCGTAGACGCTCCGCGTCGCCTCGCGGAACGGCGTCGCGTCGGGCTTGGTGATCGACACGCCCTTGGCCCGGACCTGCTCCTGGATCCCCTTGTCCTCGTCGAGGATGAACTTCCGGTTCCACTGCTCGGCGTGCCTGGCCGCCTCCATGATCGCCTTCTGGGTGGCCGCGTCCTGCTTGCCCCATGAGGCCTTGGACATGATCAGGGCGACGGCCTGGTGGGTGTGGCGCACATCCGCGACGTGCTTGACGATGTCGTAGAACTTGTTGTGGTAGAAGGTGTTGATCCCGCCCTCGGCGAAGTCGATGACCTTGGTCTGAAGCGCGGTGGCCACCTCGGGGAAGGCGATGGGCGTGGAGATCATCCCCAGCGCTTTGAACGTCGCCACTAAAATTTTGTCCTCCTGCACGCGGATCTTCTTGCCCTTCACGTCGGCGATGGAATTGATCGGGTAGTGGCCGTAGATGCCGCGGTAGCCGGCGGCGATGAACCCGACCAGCTTGAAGCCCTTCCGGTCCAGCACGGGCTCGTAGTATTTGCGGATGACGTCGTTTCCGTCGAGCGCGGCGTAGACGTGCTGGTAGTCCCGAAAGATGTAGGGGAGCTGGAAGACCGACATCTCGGGCACCAGCGTGGAGAGCGGCGCCGTGGTGATGGGGCCGAAGTCGACGGTGCCGAGCTGGATCTGCTGGGCCACCTCCCGTTCGCCCCCCAGCGCCCCCGAGTGGTGGTGAATGATCTTGACCTTGCCGCCGGTCAGCTCGGCCACCTTGTCGGCGAACTGCTGGGCCGCCTGGGCGGTCCCGTGCTTGGGTGGGTTGACGTTGCCCATCACGAGCTCGCGGGTCTGCGCGCCGACGGGCGTCCACCCCGCCAAGACCACCAGGAACGGCGTCACCAGCAGCGCGCTCAGGAACCTCGATCGCATGGTCGCTCCTCCACGCCGGCCACGCGGCCGGCCGCTCAGCGGTACGGGTCAGGGGACTGCTTCACGGTTCGCCAGAACTCGGGGTCGTGCCCCGGGAAGACGCGGGCGCCGGTCAGGCGCGCCAGCGTCTTGAGCCGCTTGATGGCGTGGAGCGCCAGCGTCGGGTTCCAGACGACGCCGGGCACGCGCTCGGCGTCCAGGTGCTCCTGCCAGTAACAGGCGTCGCCCGTCAGGATGATGGGCCCGCTCTCCGGCAGCTCCACCAGCAGCGACTGGTGGCCGGGGGTGTGGCCCTCGGTGCGCAACACCGTCACGCCCGGCGCCAGCTCGGCGTCGCCGTCGAGCAGGCGCCAGCGGCGGTCGGGCAGGTCGAAGTTCTTGCGGTAATAGAAGGACGCGAAGAACGGCGCCGGGTAATGCGCGTACGCGTACTCGTCCTTCTGGACGACCAGCTCGGACCGGGCAAAGAGCTCGGTGCCGCCCGCATGATCATAGTGCAGATGGGAGAGCACCACGACGTCGATGTCGTCGGCCTCCAGACCCAGCACGTCCAGGCGGTGGACCAGCAGGTCCTCGTTCGTGAAGCGCGCCAGCGGGTCGTTACGGAGCAGTCCGGGGACGGCGCGTGGCGACAGGCCGGTGTCGAAGAGGATGGTGCCGTCGGTGGCGCGCACCAGGTAGCAGGCGACGGGAATCTGGGCGCGCTCGGCGGAAAAGTCGCCGTAAAACAGCAGCGAGCGGGGGGCGCCCATGAACCCGTTCTGCAGGGCGTACAGGGCCTGGACTCCCATGGCGCGCCATGATAGCACCAGTGCTCAGCGCACGGTCCGGGCGGACGCCGGCGGCCGACCGGCCGCCCACTTGGCGGTTGTCGTCGGCCGTGGTGTCGAGCATCATGGCGGGGAGCGCTGACCCGCGGGAGGAGGACGTGGTGAACCGGATGGCAGTGATCGTCGGGATCGCGGCGCTGGTGGTGGGCCTGCTGGCGGGCTTTCTCTGGTGGGGGATGCCGACCGAGCGCTTGCAGGGCCAGTTGACCGATGCCCGGAGGCAGGCGCAGGCGCTGGAGCGCCGGGCCGACGAAGCGGAGGCGAAGCTTCGCGCCGCCCAGGACGACACGAAGGCGGTGGAGGGCGACCTGGCGCGCGAGCGCGAGCGGCGCTCCCGCCTCGAGGTGATCATCAGCGAGGGACGGAAGTAGGGCGGGAGGGCCGGCTCATGGACTTCGTACTGACCGAGCAACAGGAGCTGATCCGCAAGGACGTGGCCACGCTGGCGCGCTCCTTCCCGCCGGACTACTGGCTGGAGAAGGACCGGAAGGCGGAGTACCCGTGGGAGTTCGTCAAGGCCTTCGCCGCCGGCGGCTGGCTGGGGATCATCATTCCCGAGGCCTACGGCGGCTCGGGGCTCGGGGTGACGGAGGCGTCCATCCTCCTGCACGAGATCTGCGCCGCCGGCGCCGGCACCAGCGGCGCCTCGCCCATCCACTTCTACGTCTTCCCGCCGATGCCGCTCGTCAAGCACGGCAGCGAGGCGCTCAAGCGGCGGCATCTGCCGCGCATCGCGACCGGCGAGATCGTCATGTCTTTCGGTGTCACCGAGCCCAACGCGGGGACGGACACGTCGCGGATCGAGACGCGGGCCGAGCGCCGCGGCGACGGCTTCGTCGTCCATGGACGCAAGGTGTGGAACACCAACGCGCGGCAGGCCACCCACATGCTCCTGCTGGCCCGCACCGCGCCCCGCGATCCCGCCCGGCCGTTCGCGGGCATGACGCTCTTCTTCGCCGAGTTCGACCGCTCGAAGATCACGGTGCGCGAGATCGAAAAGATGGGGCGCGCCGCGGTGGACTCCAACGAGCTCTTCATCGAGGGCCTCGAGATTCCCGCCGATAACGTGGTCGGCGAGATCGGCCGCGGCTTCTACCACCTGCTGGACTCGCTGAACCCCGAGCGCATCCTGACCGCGATCGAGGCCGTCGGCATCGGGCGGGCCGCGCTGGAGCGCGCCGTCCAGTACGCCAAGGAGCGCGTCGTCTTCGGGCGACCGATCGGTCAGAACCAGGCGGTCGCTCACCCGCTGGCGCTGGCGTGGGCGAAGCTGGAGACCGCCGAGCTGATGACCATGAAGGCCGCGTGGCTCTTCGATCACGGCCGCCCCTGCGGCGCCGAAGCCAACTCGGCCAAGCTGGTGGCGGCCGAGGCGGGCTTCGAGGCGTGCGACGCCGCGGTCCAAACGCACGGCGGCTACGGTTACGCCAAGGAGTTCCACGTCGAGCGTCTGTGGCGCGAGATCCGTCTCTACAAGATCGCGCCCATCTCTCAGGAGATGGTGCTGAACTACCTCAGCGAGCACGTGCTGGGGCTGCCGCGCAGCTACTAGAGCTGCTCCTCGGACCCGCTCGTCGTGCCGGCGGCGCCGGCGAATCGGAGACGTCTTCCGACCGTCTGCTACTGTGAGCTTATGAGGGTGCGCCGGCGACGTTCACTGATCGTCTTCGCCCTCGCGGCCCTGGTGACCGTCGCCGTGCTCGCGGTGGGGTGGTATGTCCTCGGCGAGGAACGCCGCCTGGGCCGCCTCCTGACCGGCGTCCTCGCCAGTCGCACGGGCCTGCCGATCAGCGTGGAGCGGGCGGCGACGGATGGCTCGCGCCTGAGGCTCCGGGGCGTCCGGCTGCCGGCGACGGCCGGGCGTCCGCTGGACGTGCGCATCGGTGACGTCGAGGTCACCGGGGGCGTGCTGCCCTGGCTGGCGCCCAGCGGGCGGCGCCTGTCGGTGGTCGCCCGGACGACGACGGTGACCGTTTCCGAGAGCGCCGGCGGCCTGCCCGAGGGGGCGGTGCTCGACGCGCTTCGCGACACCCCTGCGTGGTCTGCTCGACTGGCCCGGCGCTCTCACCCTGCGCGTCGAGGGCGGGGAGCTGCGCGCACGCGGCGTCCATCACTTCTGGCTCACCGCTGACAAGACCGGTGGCACGCTGACGCTCGCGCTGGCGCTCGAGCCCGACGGTCGGGGGCGGGCGCTCAGGGTCGACGCCCGGAGCGCGGGCGTGGCGGACGGGGGCGTCCGGATCGAGGTCGACCTCGCGGGCGAGCCCCGGCAGCTCGGGGGGCTTTGGCCTGCAGCGGTGCCACCACCGGCCTCGCTGGCCGCCCGCAGCGATCTCAGCATGCTCGGCGATGGTCAGGTGACGGCGACGGGGCGCCTGACGGTCGTCGCGGCGGCCACGCCGACCGTGATCGACTTCGCCTCGCGCTACGACGCGCGGGGCAGCCGCCTCACGGTGTCCCACTATGCCCTCGACTGGGGAGCCGACGTCCGTCTCGAGGGCGAGGCCGAGGTCACCGCCGGCCCGCGGATCTCGGGCACGGCGCGGGGGGCGGTCGACGGCAGTCCGCTCGGAGCTCGAGCGACCTACCAGGCGACCAGCGGTGCCTTCGACGGCGAGGTGACCGTCGAGTCGTTCAGCATGCTCCGCGTAGCGCGGCGCCTGGGCGCGAATCCGCCCCCGGGCGAGGCGACGGCGCGCAGCGTGGTGGTGCGATTCTCCGGCGTTGCCGGCCCCCCCCGGTCCACGGCCCGCATCGATCTTTTCGCGCGGGGGCTGACGGCCACCGCCCTACGGTCCTTCCCGCTGGACGCGGCGCTCGAGGCGACGGTCACCCTGGCCCCGGCCGCCGTTCCGCCTCGCCTGGCCCGCGTCACCGCGGCGACCCTGACGCTCACGCGCCAGGGCCAGCCTGTCGGGGTCCTCACCGGCGGCTCGCGCGGGGGCGCGCTGTGGCCCATCGCCGTCGACGGAAAAGTGGACGATCTCGGGCGGGTCGCGCCGGCCCTGCCGCTGACGGCGATGCTGTCGGGGTCAGCGCGGATCGTGGGCGAGGTCCGGACCGCCGACGGTCTGGACTTCCAGGGGACGCTGACGGCGAACGTTCCGCGAGCCCAGGTCATCCTCGGCGCGCCCGTCGTGGTCACGGACCTCCGAGCCACGGTTCCCGTGGCGTCAGGGGCGATCGCCGACACGCAGGCCGGGTCGGTGACGGTCGAGCGCGTCGCGGGTTACGGCCTGACGCTCGATCAGGCGACGAGCACCGCGCGCATCGCGGAGGGGCGGCTGCTGCTGCCCGACATCTCCTACACCCAGTACGGAGGGCACGGCCGGGGCTGGCTCGAGGCCGCCCTCGACGGGCGGCCGGCGCCCTTCCGCGCCCGGCTGGAAGGCCAGGGGGTGGACCTCGCGCTCTTCGTCCACGAGTCGGGCTCGAACGTGGCGCACCTGACGGGGACGGTGCGGTATCTGGCCAGCGCCCAATACACGACCAGGGACGGGCTCGTCGCCCTCGTCCGCATGGACTCCGAAGATGAGGGCGAGATCAGCATCGACGCCATCGAACGGCTGATCGAATCGGCGGCCGTGCAGGCGGAGTCGAGCGGCGTGCTCCGGATGACGCTCGAGAACCTCCGCGTCTTCCAGTACGAGTCGCTCGAGGGCGAGCTCCGCCTGAGCCGGGGCGACGGGCGCGTGGACTTGACGCTGCGCGGTAAGAAGCGGCTCGGAATCTTTCCGGCTCCGGTGGAGGCGATCAATTTCCGGAACGTGCCGCTGGCGGTGCTGGCGCGCACGTTCGCGAAGGGGACCACGCCATGACGCGCGCGAACGTACACCTGCCGGCCGCTCCCCTCTGGCTCCCGGCGCTGCCGCTGCTGGTCGCCGGCTGCTTTGCGGTGACGATCAACGTGACGTTCCCGCAGGAGAAGATCGAAAGTGCCGCCTCGGGCATCGAGGATCTGGTGCGAATGCCCGCGCCTTCGGCCCCGGCGCCGGCGGCTCCGAAGCGCGACGGCTCCGCTCCCGTGCCCAACCCGCCCGCCGCCGCTCGGTTCGCCTGGAGGGGGCCGGCGGTCGCGGAGGCCCAGACGCCGGAGCTCAAGACACGCACGCCCGAGGTGATGGCGGTCGTCGAGTGGCGCCGCGCCCGCTACCCGGAGCTGGCGGCGGCGCTGGCGAAAGGGTGTCTGGGCGAGAACAGCCAGGGGCTCGTCGAGGTCCGGCCGGGCAGCGGCTGCCCGCCGAACCTCGGCGCGCTGGTCTCCGCTGAAAACCGGGACCGGATGTTCCTCTACCGCACCCTGGTCGAGCAGAACAACATGCCCGCCGGCGATCTGCCGCGGGTTCAGGCCGCGTTCGCCAAGGCCAACCGGGAACGCGCCCCCGCCGGGGCCTGGGTGCAGGACGACTCCGGCCAGTGGTCGCGCAAGTGAGCCCGGAGAAGGGCGGTTTGACAGCCCGCCAGCAAGCCTGATAAGTCTGATAGAACGACCCTGTCGAGTAGTTCTGCGCCCCTGGAGTCGGGCGGAAAGGCTGACGATGTCCAGTGTGTCGGGCGGTCAGGACCCTCGCGGCGTGCCGGCGTCCCCGGGTGATCTCCCTAGTGTATTTTCACTAGTCAGCCGCCGGCGGCGAGCGCGATGAGCCTTCCCAGGGGCAAGCAAAAAGTTCTCGTCGTAGATGACGCGGGCGAGGTGGTGGTGCTCTGCGTGAACATGCTCCAGTCCCTGGGATACGCCGTCAAGGGCGCCAACCGTGGTGACGCGGCGCTCGACCTCGTTCGCAAGGAACCCTTCGACCTCGTGATCGTGGACTACAAGATGCCGGAGATGAATGGCTTCCAGGTCTTCGAACAATCCCGGGCGATCCGCCCCGACACGGCGTTCATGCTGCTCACGGGGCACGGATCCTCGGACGTGGTGGAGGACGCGACGGAGATGGGGTTCAACGCGATTCTGCTGAAGCCGTTCACGCGCGACCAGTTGCGCACCGCCGTCGGGCAGGCCCTTCAGGGCCGGACCTAGGAGGCGCCCATGCTGTCGCGGGCTGAGACGGGAAAGGGAACTGACACCTCCGTGCTGCGCTCGATCCTCAGGGGCCTGCAGTGGGGCCTCGACCGCACGGTGTCCGTGGGCTATGGCGTCGTCTACGACTACATCTTCGAGCAGTTCGCTCCGTACCAGGCGCTGCAGCGCGAGGTGCTGACCCGCGTGGAAGCCTCTGTTCCCGAGGGCGCCCAGCGCCGCGACGTGCGGGTCCTGGAGGTCGGATGCGGCCCGGGCAACTTCAGCTGCATCCTGGCCGAGGCGGGCTTCTCGGTGGTCGGGATCGACCCCTATGGGGGGTTG
This sequence is a window from Candidatus Methylomirabilota bacterium. Protein-coding genes within it:
- a CDS encoding TRAP transporter large permease, coding for MAETLLIVFVVFVLLGMPIGIALGVGTLAAATLYPALNPIIIPSRFVGLLSDSFLLLAAPLFILAGNIAARGGVARAIIDLATVLVGRFRGGLAYVNIVDSMIFGGISGSAVADVSALGTFLIPQMVRKGYDRDFATVLTICTAILAPIIPPSIIAVIFAWMADESVAAIFAGGYLPGLLIALGMAVPTFVIAKRRNYPKEPPPTLATFTRALRNALPGLMIPIIIMGGILLGWFTPTEAAAVAVVYALAVPPLFYGELSWREVPGIFADSARLSGVIGLIIGLVGAFGWVLTYSKFPFRVAELIFTFAPTWWLFMTFVIVLYVFLGTFLTPSEIILVTVPVLLPGAQALGIHPIHFGMVCVIASAVGHVTPPVGLCLFLGMAISGLPMEKLVRPLLPFLAAILVVLFLVAFVPETVLVIPRLLGFVK
- a CDS encoding response regulator, giving the protein MSLPRGKQKVLVVDDAGEVVVLCVNMLQSLGYAVKGANRGDAALDLVRKEPFDLVIVDYKMPEMNGFQVFEQSRAIRPDTAFMLLTGHGSSDVVEDATEMGFNAILLKPFTRDQLRTAVGQALQGRT
- a CDS encoding acyl-CoA dehydrogenase family protein, producing the protein MDFVLTEQQELIRKDVATLARSFPPDYWLEKDRKAEYPWEFVKAFAAGGWLGIIIPEAYGGSGLGVTEASILLHEICAAGAGTSGASPIHFYVFPPMPLVKHGSEALKRRHLPRIATGEIVMSFGVTEPNAGTDTSRIETRAERRGDGFVVHGRKVWNTNARQATHMLLLARTAPRDPARPFAGMTLFFAEFDRSKITVREIEKMGRAAVDSNELFIEGLEIPADNVVGEIGRGFYHLLDSLNPERILTAIEAVGIGRAALERAVQYAKERVVFGRPIGQNQAVAHPLALAWAKLETAELMTMKAAWLFDHGRPCGAEANSAKLVAAEAGFEACDAAVQTHGGYGYAKEFHVERLWREIRLYKIAPISQEMVLNYLSEHVLGLPRSY
- a CDS encoding N-acyl homoserine lactonase family protein is translated as MGVQALYALQNGFMGAPRSLLFYGDFSAERAQIPVACYLVRATDGTILFDTGLSPRAVPGLLRNDPLARFTNEDLLVHRLDVLGLEADDIDVVVLSHLHYDHAGGTELFARSELVVQKDEYAYAHYPAPFFASFYYRKNFDLPDRRWRLLDGDAELAPGVTVLRTEGHTPGHQSLLVELPESGPIILTGDACYWQEHLDAERVPGVVWNPTLALHAIKRLKTLARLTGARVFPGHDPEFWRTVKQSPDPYR
- a CDS encoding TRAP transporter small permease is translated as MPAPDRPFGRWGTRLYDGLGLLGGALLAVMTAAVFVQVALRYVGRSAFDGIDEIPRYLFVWLVMIGAAAAMHRGEHTMLEYFRDRLSPRGQALTNAITQAAGILLFLSLIKTSFVLVPNSNLQSSAGLSLSLGYVYAAVPVGAALIILPMAWRLVAAVRELWPRRS
- a CDS encoding DUF1318 domain-containing protein, with product MTRANVHLPAAPLWLPALPLLVAGCFAVTINVTFPQEKIESAASGIEDLVRMPAPSAPAPAAPKRDGSAPVPNPPAAARFAWRGPAVAEAQTPELKTRTPEVMAVVEWRRARYPELAAALAKGCLGENSQGLVEVRPGSGCPPNLGALVSAENRDRMFLYRTLVEQNNMPAGDLPRVQAAFAKANRERAPAGAWVQDDSGQWSRK
- a CDS encoding TRAP transporter substrate-binding protein, whose translation is MRSRFLSALLVTPFLVVLAGWTPVGAQTRELVMGNVNPPKHGTAQAAQQFADKVAELTGGKVKIIHHHSGALGGEREVAQQIQLGTVDFGPITTAPLSTLVPEMSVFQLPYIFRDYQHVYAALDGNDVIRKYYEPVLDRKGFKLVGFIAAGYRGIYGHYPINSIADVKGKKIRVQEDKILVATFKALGMISTPIAFPEVATALQTKVIDFAEGGINTFYHNKFYDIVKHVADVRHTHQAVALIMSKASWGKQDAATQKAIMEAARHAEQWNRKFILDEDKGIQEQVRAKGVSITKPDATPFREATRSVYEEFYATPAGKDARKIVDHILSIK